The Janthinobacterium lividum genome has a window encoding:
- a CDS encoding integrase arm-type DNA-binding domain-containing protein, with the protein MAINTLTDADCRRATPNDGKLRKLFDGHGLMLAVLPSGNKVWRMAYRNDQGKQQTAVIGPYPLIGLKEARDRRDALRLKLIDGEDLKPKRKTSPSIALDAAIDTYWAGRTDISAGYKANALRALAMYVSPTLGAKTVREITKEDLMAALRPMDAAGLSVYVRRVRMWVGQVLDWSIQHGHCEENPASNINSKVAFSRKPREGFAALTLAEVHPFMERLDLEDEIQSVLACKLLALTWTRTDELRRMTWAEVEGDVWRIPGKRMKKGREHLVPLSSQALDLLAEMKLRSRGSIYVFPNDRGGSRPMSENAILYLIHRIGFKGKMTGHGWRKVGSTWANEHEYNSDHVEVQLAHKDGGVRGVYNSAEYLKQRRVMLQAFADWLLEKPDPSGLER; encoded by the coding sequence ATGGCCATCAATACGCTTACCGACGCAGACTGCCGCCGTGCCACGCCAAACGATGGCAAGCTGCGCAAGCTCTTCGATGGTCACGGCCTGATGCTGGCAGTCCTGCCAAGTGGAAACAAGGTTTGGCGCATGGCCTATCGCAACGACCAGGGCAAGCAGCAAACTGCCGTGATTGGCCCGTATCCGCTTATCGGCCTCAAGGAAGCCCGCGACCGTCGCGACGCTTTGCGTTTGAAGCTGATCGACGGGGAAGACCTCAAGCCCAAGCGCAAGACGAGCCCATCCATTGCCCTTGATGCGGCAATCGATACCTACTGGGCCGGGCGCACGGACATCAGCGCCGGCTACAAGGCAAATGCATTGCGCGCGTTGGCTATGTACGTCTCGCCGACGCTGGGCGCGAAAACTGTGCGTGAAATTACCAAGGAAGACTTAATGGCCGCGCTGCGTCCGATGGATGCCGCCGGCCTGTCCGTGTACGTCCGGCGCGTGCGCATGTGGGTAGGGCAGGTTCTTGACTGGTCCATCCAGCACGGCCACTGTGAAGAGAACCCCGCATCGAACATCAATTCGAAGGTCGCCTTTTCCCGCAAGCCGCGCGAAGGGTTCGCCGCCCTGACATTGGCCGAGGTGCATCCGTTCATGGAGCGCCTGGATCTGGAAGATGAAATTCAGTCTGTGCTGGCCTGCAAGCTGCTGGCGTTGACGTGGACGCGTACTGACGAGCTACGGCGCATGACCTGGGCGGAAGTGGAGGGCGATGTTTGGCGGATACCGGGCAAGCGCATGAAGAAGGGCCGCGAGCACCTGGTGCCGCTGTCTTCCCAGGCACTGGATCTGCTGGCTGAAATGAAGCTGCGCTCGCGGGGCAGCATCTACGTTTTCCCGAACGACCGGGGCGGCAGCCGCCCCATGAGTGAAAACGCGATTCTTTACCTCATTCACCGTATCGGCTTCAAGGGCAAGATGACCGGCCACGGCTGGCGCAAGGTCGGTTCCACCTGGGCCAACGAGCACGAATACAACTCGGACCACGTCGAGGTGCAGCTCGCGCACAAGGACGGCGGCGTGCGCGGGGTCTACAACTCCGCGGAGTACCTGAAGCAGCGCCGGGTGATGCTTCAGGCCTTCGCTGACTGGCTGCTAGAGAAGCCTGATCCCAGCGGATTGGAGCGTTGA
- a CDS encoding EAL domain-containing protein: MTLLPVSDFLGNSAALCDAVVRLRGPALVAELGRIASAVMASPHGQFLPAASADGATSTASPAPFPLDTPALLQEINFDGHCFGHYSVAGRSLYSDADRRHLASLASLTAGVLQVHSLAQRSTHAYAQVEALLAQQTQILDQLHESVLTMDLTGYITSWNKGAERLFGYTSVEAVGRNILFLYDDEDTGFHDAFLEQGGRLMEVRRRKKSGEIFWASLSLSPLQDLDDKPIGLIAYLTDITERKLAEERLHHLAYYDPLTSLPNRTLLAKLVDQALSVAQRSKMLGCVLFIDLNRFKLINDTLGRRIGDELLRQVSLRFRHALRDQDLVARLGGDEFAVGLFDIGQHFEASMVAQKLLASLVEPFLIEGHDLRVGASIGISVYPQDGQDAETLLRLADIAMYRAKQDSGGEAESVAFYSQDMNLGMQARMRLETGLRQALSEQQLLLHYQPKYALGSGRIIGAEALVRWHHPQHGMIPPAEFIPLAESTGLVVQVGEWVLEAACAQAQAWKLAGLPPIRLAVNVSAREFTAALPARVAATLARYGLEAAWLELEITESTLMHNIERVIGIMDRITALGVALSLDDFGTGYSSLSYLKRFPIDTLKIDRSFTTGIPTDASDCAIASTIISIAQQLHHKVIAEGVETAEQLAFLKSSGCDEVQGYLFSRPLPAGEFEKALRENWGL, encoded by the coding sequence ATGACCCTGCTTCCGGTGTCGGATTTCCTTGGTAACAGTGCCGCCCTGTGCGATGCCGTCGTGCGTTTGCGCGGCCCCGCGCTGGTAGCTGAGCTGGGCCGTATCGCCAGCGCCGTGATGGCCAGCCCGCATGGCCAGTTCCTGCCCGCGGCCAGCGCCGATGGCGCCACGTCAACTGCGTCGCCCGCACCGTTTCCCCTCGATACGCCTGCCTTGCTGCAGGAAATCAATTTTGACGGCCACTGCTTCGGTCATTACAGCGTGGCGGGACGCAGTCTGTACAGCGACGCCGACCGCCGCCACCTGGCCAGCCTGGCATCGTTGACGGCAGGCGTCTTGCAAGTGCATTCGCTGGCGCAACGCTCGACCCATGCCTACGCGCAAGTCGAAGCCTTGCTGGCGCAGCAGACGCAAATCCTCGACCAGTTGCACGAATCCGTGCTGACGATGGACTTGACGGGCTACATCACGAGCTGGAACAAGGGCGCCGAGCGCCTGTTCGGCTACACTTCGGTGGAAGCCGTAGGGCGCAACATCCTGTTCCTGTACGACGACGAAGACACGGGTTTCCACGACGCCTTCCTGGAACAGGGAGGACGCCTGATGGAGGTGCGCCGCCGAAAGAAGTCAGGCGAGATCTTCTGGGCCAGCCTGTCGTTGTCGCCGCTGCAAGACCTGGACGACAAGCCCATCGGACTCATCGCCTACCTGACGGACATTACGGAACGCAAGCTGGCCGAAGAGCGCTTGCACCACCTGGCGTATTACGACCCGCTGACCAGCTTGCCGAATCGCACCTTGCTGGCCAAGCTGGTCGACCAAGCCCTGAGCGTGGCGCAGCGCAGCAAGATGCTCGGCTGCGTGCTGTTCATCGACCTGAACCGTTTTAAGCTGATCAACGACACCCTGGGCCGGCGCATAGGCGACGAATTGCTGCGGCAAGTCTCGCTGCGTTTCCGCCATGCCTTGCGCGACCAGGACCTGGTGGCGCGCCTGGGCGGCGACGAGTTCGCCGTTGGCCTGTTCGACATCGGCCAGCATTTCGAGGCCAGCATGGTGGCGCAAAAGCTGCTCGCTTCCCTGGTGGAACCGTTCCTGATCGAAGGCCATGACTTGCGCGTGGGCGCCAGCATCGGCATCAGCGTCTATCCGCAAGACGGGCAGGACGCGGAAACCCTGCTGCGCCTGGCCGACATCGCCATGTACCGGGCCAAGCAGGACAGCGGCGGCGAAGCGGAAAGCGTGGCCTTCTATAGTCAGGACATGAACCTGGGCATGCAGGCACGCATGCGCCTGGAAACAGGCTTGCGCCAGGCCCTGTCGGAACAGCAACTGCTGCTGCATTACCAGCCGAAATACGCGCTGGGCAGCGGCCGCATCATCGGCGCCGAAGCGCTGGTGCGCTGGCACCACCCGCAGCACGGCATGATCCCGCCCGCCGAATTCATCCCCCTGGCCGAATCGACGGGCCTGGTGGTGCAAGTGGGCGAATGGGTACTGGAAGCGGCCTGCGCCCAGGCGCAAGCGTGGAAACTGGCCGGCCTGCCGCCGATCCGCCTGGCCGTCAACGTGTCCGCGCGCGAATTCACGGCAGCCCTGCCCGCCAGGGTGGCGGCGACCCTGGCCCGCTACGGCCTGGAAGCAGCCTGGCTGGAACTGGAAATCACGGAAAGCACCTTGATGCACAACATCGAGCGCGTGATCGGCATCATGGACCGCATCACGGCGCTGGGCGTGGCCCTGTCGCTGGACGATTTCGGCACCGGCTATTCAAGCTTGTCCTATTTAAAACGCTTCCCCATCGACACCTTAAAGATCGACCGTTCTTTCACCACCGGCATCCCGACAGACGCCAGCGACTGCGCCATCGCCAGCACCATCATCAGCATCGCCCAGCAGCTGCACCACAAGGTGATTGCGGAAGGCGTGGAAACGGCGGAGCAACTGGCCTTCCTGAAGAGTTCAGGCTGTGACGAAGTGCAGGGTTACTTGTTCTCGCGGCCGTTGCCGGCGGGAGAGTTCGAGAAGGCGCTGCGGGAAAACTGGGGTTTGTAG
- a CDS encoding HDOD domain-containing protein: MQVPQASTAPLLAVLAAADAYAFLAPLDCIIPLADPHGVDEAVLAQLAPQRTIFRLPAHLAGDKQIQKKCRQWRDAGYRILLDGADAGPVAAAQVDARALSFDAAGARPALHQLLPLAGPHLAYNIVDAGQFAALQELGVSWFAGDYALHHARQQSEPEDATSRRRLLALLGLLARDADANELEVPLKQDPSLSYHLLKLVNSAAFGFTAPITSFSQAITLLGRRQLQRWLQLLLYARQQDDGKIHALLPLAAVRAAQMEALCQLRGGDRDAQDLAFMAGVFSLLDVLLGMPMADIIATLNLAPEVSAALLERNGELGTLLALVESTTPASGGLRRAGIDGETYWRSLLQAHQWAIQVSRNF; the protein is encoded by the coding sequence TTGCAAGTACCGCAGGCCTCGACGGCGCCGTTGCTGGCGGTGCTGGCCGCTGCCGATGCGTATGCCTTCCTGGCGCCGCTCGACTGCATCATTCCCCTGGCCGACCCGCATGGCGTGGACGAGGCCGTGCTGGCGCAACTGGCGCCGCAACGCACCATCTTCCGTTTGCCGGCTCATCTTGCCGGCGACAAGCAGATCCAGAAAAAATGCCGGCAATGGCGCGACGCCGGCTACCGTATCCTTCTCGATGGCGCGGATGCCGGTCCCGTGGCGGCGGCGCAGGTCGACGCGCGCGCGCTGAGCTTTGACGCGGCCGGGGCACGCCCGGCCCTGCATCAGCTGCTGCCCTTGGCGGGGCCGCACCTGGCCTACAACATCGTCGACGCCGGGCAGTTTGCCGCATTGCAAGAACTCGGCGTGAGCTGGTTTGCCGGCGATTACGCCCTGCACCATGCGCGCCAGCAAAGCGAGCCGGAAGACGCCACGTCGCGGCGCCGCCTGCTGGCGCTGCTGGGCTTGCTTGCCCGCGATGCCGACGCGAACGAGCTGGAAGTGCCGCTCAAGCAAGACCCATCGCTCAGCTATCATTTGTTAAAACTGGTCAATTCAGCCGCCTTCGGTTTCACGGCGCCCATTACCAGCTTCAGCCAGGCCATTACCTTGCTGGGCCGGCGCCAGCTGCAGCGCTGGCTGCAACTGCTGTTGTACGCGCGCCAGCAAGATGACGGCAAGATCCACGCGCTGCTGCCGCTGGCGGCCGTACGCGCGGCGCAGATGGAAGCGCTGTGCCAGTTGCGCGGCGGTGACCGCGACGCGCAAGACCTGGCTTTCATGGCCGGCGTGTTTTCCCTGCTCGACGTCTTGCTGGGCATGCCGATGGCAGACATCATCGCCACCCTGAACCTGGCGCCCGAAGTGAGCGCCGCCTTGCTCGAACGCAATGGAGAGCTGGGCACCTTGCTGGCGCTGGTCGAAAGCACCACGCCGGCGTCCGGCGGTTTGCGCCGCGCCGGCATCGATGGAGAAACTTATTGGCGCAGTCTGCTGCAGGCCCACCAATGGGCCATCCAGGTCAGCCGGAACTTCTAG
- a CDS encoding response regulator transcription factor, producing MTEKINILLVDDHPLVRDGLRARLEAVAHFDVVAEAGGADEALAQARAHQVDLVLMDINMRGTNGIEATALFKQAFPEIAVLILSMHDKLEYVSQAIAAGARGYVLKDAPGKDIVFAIETVMSGGIYYSAALARQLSRPQVHDSFLTTREQQVLQHIAAGQSNKQIARVLDLSVRTVETHRLNIKRKLGIEGQAELIKYAVEHAHGGSA from the coding sequence ATGACCGAAAAGATCAACATCCTGCTGGTGGACGACCATCCCCTCGTACGCGACGGCTTGCGCGCGCGCCTGGAAGCGGTGGCGCATTTCGACGTGGTGGCCGAGGCGGGCGGCGCCGACGAAGCCCTGGCCCAGGCGCGCGCGCACCAGGTGGATCTCGTGCTGATGGATATCAATATGCGCGGCACGAATGGGATTGAAGCAACCGCGCTGTTCAAGCAGGCGTTTCCAGAGATTGCCGTGCTGATACTGTCCATGCACGACAAGCTCGAATACGTGTCGCAAGCCATCGCTGCGGGCGCGCGCGGCTATGTGCTCAAGGATGCTCCAGGGAAAGATATCGTCTTCGCCATCGAGACGGTGATGTCCGGCGGCATCTATTACAGCGCGGCCCTGGCGCGGCAACTGTCGCGCCCGCAAGTCCACGATTCCTTCCTCACCACGCGCGAGCAGCAGGTGCTGCAGCACATCGCGGCGGGCCAGTCGAACAAGCAGATCGCCCGCGTACTGGACCTGAGTGTGCGCACGGTAGAGACGCACCGCCTGAACATCAAGCGCAAGCTGGGCATCGAAGGGCAGGCTGAATTGATCAAATACGCGGTCGAGCACGCGCATGGCGGCAGCGCCTGA
- a CDS encoding cache domain-containing protein, which translates to MKLRQKVIFLALTPLILALCAIAFAVRHQAITLAEQQRATIQQAYLASKEAELKHYVTLASHSIASLYQSGRKDAATQEEAKRILSALSYGDDGYFFIYDLQGKSLMHPRQPELVGQNLWELRDADGNLTIQRLMQRAKSGGGFERYNWIKPSTNKSAPKLGYVILMPEWGWMMGTGIYMDDVDQALAKVDAQQSRNIRSTMELIAAIAILGSLLVAACGLVLNLRELRVADAKLKVLAQRVVESQEEERARLSRDLHDGISQWLVSIKLQIEAGIARLGGNAEQKEKAPATFERAAEQLNKVLGEVRRISHNLRPAILDDLGLAAALDHLVHEFNDSSSAQASFTASPVAAGEGLPDMVNTVLFRIAQEALTNCERHAHASGVEVSLHEAGKAVELRIQDNGGGFDFNGIALHPQRGIGLRNMTERMEAIGGSLHITSSPAGTLVLARLGLPPHTLINTQT; encoded by the coding sequence ATGAAACTCAGACAGAAAGTCATCTTCCTGGCCCTTACGCCGCTCATACTCGCCCTGTGCGCCATCGCATTTGCCGTGCGGCACCAGGCCATTACCCTGGCCGAGCAACAGCGCGCCACCATCCAGCAAGCGTATTTGGCCAGCAAGGAAGCCGAACTCAAGCATTACGTGACCCTGGCCAGCCATTCCATCGCTTCCCTATACCAGTCGGGACGCAAGGATGCCGCCACGCAAGAGGAGGCCAAGCGCATCCTGTCCGCTCTCAGCTATGGCGACGATGGTTATTTCTTCATCTATGATTTGCAGGGCAAGTCGCTGATGCATCCGCGCCAGCCCGAACTGGTGGGGCAGAATCTGTGGGAGTTGCGCGACGCCGACGGCAATCTGACCATCCAGCGCCTGATGCAGCGGGCGAAGAGCGGCGGCGGCTTCGAGCGTTACAACTGGATCAAGCCGTCGACGAACAAGTCCGCGCCCAAGCTCGGCTATGTGATTTTGATGCCGGAATGGGGCTGGATGATGGGTACGGGTATTTATATGGATGACGTGGACCAGGCGCTGGCCAAGGTCGACGCCCAGCAGTCGCGCAATATCCGCTCGACCATGGAACTGATCGCCGCCATCGCCATCCTCGGCTCCCTGCTGGTGGCCGCCTGCGGCCTGGTGCTGAACCTGCGCGAATTGCGCGTGGCCGACGCCAAGCTGAAAGTGCTGGCGCAGCGGGTCGTCGAATCGCAGGAAGAAGAGCGGGCGCGCCTGTCGCGCGACTTGCATGACGGCATCAGCCAGTGGCTGGTGTCGATCAAGCTGCAGATCGAGGCGGGCATCGCGCGCCTGGGCGGCAATGCCGAGCAAAAAGAAAAGGCGCCAGCTACTTTCGAGCGGGCCGCCGAGCAACTGAACAAGGTGCTGGGCGAGGTGCGGCGCATTTCGCACAACCTGCGCCCGGCCATCCTCGATGACCTGGGCCTGGCCGCCGCGCTCGACCACCTCGTGCATGAGTTTAACGACAGCAGCAGCGCGCAAGCCAGTTTCACGGCCAGCCCGGTGGCGGCGGGCGAGGGCTTGCCCGACATGGTGAATACCGTGCTGTTTCGCATCGCCCAGGAAGCGCTGACCAATTGCGAGCGCCATGCCCACGCCAGCGGCGTGGAAGTGAGCCTGCACGAGGCGGGCAAGGCGGTCGAATTGCGCATCCAGGATAATGGCGGCGGCTTCGACTTCAACGGCATCGCCCTGCATCCGCAGCGCGGCATCGGCTTGCGCAACATGACGGAACGCATGGAAGCCATCGGCGGCAGCCTGCACATCACCTCGTCTCCGGCCGGCACCCTGGTGCTGGCGCGACTTGGCCTTCCTCCCCACACACTGATAAATACACAGACATGA